One Tunturibacter gelidoferens genomic region harbors:
- a CDS encoding MIP/aquaporin family protein: MSKTFAGQLISEAMAMFIIIAFGDSVAAMYTLYSPSPYQQAYWGVCIAWGLAVTIAIYTTTSVSGCHGNPAVTLALAVYRRFSWSKVIPYCLAQVTGAFLGAGIVYTLFSPVIDNFNLTNHLTRAAGGAAGVFFTHPGLAITPMHAFSDEIILTAFLIFGIFAITEQYNEMAPGANAGALMIGFLVALIGASMGYLEAWAINPARDFGPRLFCFLMGWGASALPSPQSYWWIPIVAPLLGGLVGGGTYQLLIRPFLPARKKALLDAMKA, from the coding sequence ATGAGTAAGACGTTCGCGGGGCAACTGATATCGGAAGCAATGGCTATGTTTATCATTATTGCCTTCGGCGACTCGGTCGCGGCAATGTACACGCTCTATAGTCCAAGCCCCTACCAGCAGGCATATTGGGGAGTGTGCATTGCGTGGGGGCTGGCCGTAACGATCGCTATCTATACGACGACTTCGGTGAGTGGTTGCCACGGTAATCCGGCTGTTACGCTGGCACTCGCGGTATACCGGCGGTTTTCCTGGAGTAAAGTGATCCCGTATTGCCTTGCGCAAGTGACCGGAGCCTTTCTGGGCGCGGGGATCGTATACACACTGTTCTCCCCAGTGATCGACAACTTCAATCTGACGAATCACCTTACGAGAGCGGCCGGCGGGGCTGCGGGGGTCTTCTTCACTCACCCCGGCCTGGCGATTACGCCCATGCACGCCTTTAGCGACGAGATCATCCTGACTGCATTTTTGATCTTTGGCATTTTCGCGATTACTGAGCAGTACAACGAAATGGCGCCCGGTGCGAATGCGGGAGCGTTGATGATTGGTTTTCTGGTGGCGTTGATTGGCGCTTCGATGGGTTACCTGGAGGCCTGGGCGATCAATCCTGCTCGCGATTTTGGACCGCGACTGTTCTGTTTTCTCATGGGCTGGGGCGCTTCTGCGTTGCCGTCGCCACAGAGTTATTGGTGGATTCCAATCGTCGCGCCGCTGCTCGGAGGACTTGTGGGCGGCGGAACCTACCAACTTCTGATCCGGCCCTTTCTGCCAGCGAGAAAGAAAGCATTGCTCGACGCCATGAAGGCATAA
- a CDS encoding O-methyltransferase, whose translation MGLFSKKIKQEHKIMLQHDRAAGTLQPESHRATPECPQPERWSMIDSMTAELEVLEFLATLVTTIKPMLVVETGSFLGVSTEWIAKGLERNGFGKVISCEFDPVVYARAKERLEASPLKPWIELRNQSSLEMKIDGTIDLFFSDSDMPIREQEVKRFLPQINPNGLILMHDASSHHKVVRDAAKSMESEGLLSVIFLPTPRGLVIAQPRVGRS comes from the coding sequence ATGGGTTTATTCAGCAAAAAGATAAAGCAGGAACACAAGATCATGCTCCAGCATGATCGCGCCGCCGGGACGCTCCAACCCGAGTCACACCGCGCCACCCCCGAGTGCCCCCAGCCCGAGCGTTGGAGCATGATCGACTCCATGACCGCCGAGCTCGAGGTCCTGGAGTTCCTTGCTACTCTGGTCACAACCATAAAGCCCATGCTGGTCGTTGAAACAGGATCTTTCCTCGGCGTTTCCACAGAATGGATTGCGAAGGGCCTCGAACGCAACGGCTTCGGCAAGGTCATCAGCTGCGAGTTTGACCCGGTCGTTTACGCTCGCGCGAAGGAACGACTTGAAGCGTCCCCGCTCAAGCCCTGGATCGAACTTCGCAACCAGTCCAGCCTTGAGATGAAGATCGACGGCACGATCGATCTCTTCTTCTCGGACTCCGACATGCCTATCCGCGAGCAGGAGGTCAAGCGCTTTCTCCCCCAGATCAATCCCAATGGCCTCATCCTCATGCACGACGCCAGTTCGCACCACAAAGTCGTCCGTGACGCGGCGAAGTCGATGGAATCGGAAGGTCTTCTCTCCGTCATCTTCTTACCTACCCCTCGCGGTCTTGTCATCGCGCAGCCTCGCGTCGGCCGCAGCTAA